One window of Acidobacteriota bacterium genomic DNA carries:
- a CDS encoding PAS domain S-box protein, which yields MIGFLSRSLFTKLLLTFLLVMVIAFAVESGLAILAGEGAIENLVQENLTGQAQDVLEEVNRYLADRGREVKSWSTLSIMDDVLVDDRTLTIENLLLELQREEPRHYATLTVTSSSNRVIASSSLQRIGQALPVGAKALAQVPGTEFWTSEPPHDVEGAPAYFVVRHPIKSPLVAGSPVGWLFADVRWDPVEEIVAGSELIGAKSNAGKIFLLVDSAGNLLAGRAAFMERTSGGLDLLRRAVAESAPSRTLRSVDDYLVADYSATPSGDSLGQGLRVIALWHRDRAFAVVRIFERVVLGSACLGVLLAAGASYVSAKAIARRLQKLTEGTGRLARGDLTYRVEEGPSDEFGLVARSFNKMGFELESARQGLEAAVARWKALVTYAPDIIMTVSRDGKILFINRVVAGYSVNEVIGSSIYEYTPAAHHERLRQSVERVFSTGEATGLDLEGPGTDGALGWYSTRIGPVIQDGQVVSATIITTDITKRKLLEREILEISELERERIGRDLHDGLGQVLTGVALLSKGLQRKLFATQSDGQGEAGRIGELISDAILQTRSLARGLFPIDLDSKGLKGSLEELAGSVEQMSGITCRVEGELASPVQSRSKTTHLFRIAQEAVSNALRHGKAISILISLNSTSDANFLRIRDDGVGFPGLPSLHEGIGLRFMRYRAGVIGATLEFSGNPAGGTLVTCRFT from the coding sequence ATGATCGGCTTCCTCTCGCGCAGTCTCTTCACCAAGCTGCTCCTGACGTTTCTCCTGGTCATGGTCATCGCCTTCGCCGTCGAGTCCGGCCTGGCGATCCTCGCCGGCGAGGGAGCCATCGAGAATCTGGTCCAGGAGAACCTGACGGGGCAGGCCCAGGACGTCCTGGAGGAGGTAAATCGGTATCTCGCCGACCGGGGCCGCGAGGTCAAGTCATGGTCGACCCTGAGCATCATGGACGACGTCCTCGTCGACGACAGGACGCTGACCATAGAGAACCTCCTGCTCGAGCTTCAGCGCGAAGAACCCCGTCACTACGCCACGCTGACCGTGACCAGCAGCTCCAACAGGGTAATCGCGTCCTCGTCGCTGCAGAGGATCGGGCAGGCATTGCCCGTCGGCGCGAAGGCGCTGGCCCAGGTGCCCGGCACGGAGTTCTGGACGAGCGAGCCGCCCCATGACGTGGAAGGCGCGCCCGCGTACTTCGTGGTGAGACACCCTATCAAGTCGCCGCTGGTGGCCGGCTCGCCCGTGGGGTGGCTCTTCGCCGACGTGCGATGGGATCCGGTCGAGGAAATCGTCGCCGGATCCGAGCTGATCGGAGCGAAGTCGAACGCCGGGAAGATTTTCCTTCTGGTCGACTCCGCCGGCAACCTTCTCGCGGGCCGGGCGGCGTTCATGGAGCGCACCTCCGGGGGCCTCGATCTCCTGCGGCGCGCCGTGGCGGAGAGCGCCCCGAGCCGGACGCTTCGAAGCGTCGATGACTATCTCGTCGCCGATTACTCCGCCACACCGTCCGGAGACTCCCTCGGCCAGGGTCTGCGCGTCATCGCCCTCTGGCACAGAGATCGCGCCTTCGCGGTCGTGAGGATCTTCGAGAGGGTCGTGCTCGGCTCCGCCTGTCTCGGCGTGCTGCTCGCCGCCGGGGCTTCGTACGTCAGCGCGAAGGCCATCGCGCGGAGACTCCAGAAGCTGACCGAAGGGACCGGGCGTCTGGCCCGCGGAGATCTGACCTACCGCGTGGAGGAGGGGCCGAGCGACGAGTTCGGCCTCGTGGCCCGATCCTTCAACAAGATGGGATTCGAGCTGGAGAGCGCGCGCCAGGGGCTGGAAGCCGCGGTGGCCCGGTGGAAGGCGCTCGTGACCTACGCGCCCGACATCATCATGACCGTGAGCCGCGATGGGAAGATCCTCTTCATCAATCGTGTCGTCGCCGGGTACTCCGTGAACGAGGTGATCGGGTCGAGCATCTACGAGTACACTCCCGCGGCGCACCATGAGAGGCTGCGGCAGTCGGTGGAGCGCGTCTTCAGCACCGGCGAGGCGACCGGCCTCGATCTCGAGGGACCGGGGACGGATGGAGCCCTCGGGTGGTACTCGACCCGCATCGGTCCGGTCATCCAGGACGGGCAGGTGGTCTCGGCCACGATCATCACGACGGACATCACCAAGCGGAAGCTGCTGGAAAGGGAGATCCTCGAGATCTCCGAGCTCGAGAGAGAGCGGATCGGGCGCGATCTTCACGACGGGCTGGGCCAGGTGCTGACCGGGGTCGCGCTGCTGAGCAAGGGACTGCAGAGAAAGCTGTTCGCGACGCAAAGCGACGGGCAGGGGGAGGCGGGCCGGATCGGCGAGCTGATCAGCGACGCCATCCTGCAGACGCGCTCGCTCGCCAGAGGTCTCTTCCCGATCGACCTGGACAGCAAGGGGCTCAAGGGCTCGCTGGAGGAGCTGGCCGGCAGCGTCGAGCAGATGTCCGGGATCACCTGCCGGGTCGAGGGGGAGCTGGCGTCCCCGGTGCAGAGCCGCTCCAAGACGACCCACCTCTTCAGGATCGCGCAGGAGGCGGTGAGCAACGCCCTGCGTCATGGGAAAGCGATCTCGATCCTGATCTCGTTGAACAGCACGTCGGACGCGAACTTCCTGCGCATCCGGGACGATGGAGTCGGGTTTCCCGGCCTGCCGTCGCTGCACGAAGGCATCGGCTTGAGATTCATGCGGTATCGCGCGGGAGTGATCGGCGCCACCCTGGAGTTCAGCGGGAATCCCGCAGGCGGCACGTTGGTGACCTGTCGCTTCACGTAA